A genomic segment from Glycine soja cultivar W05 chromosome 18, ASM419377v2, whole genome shotgun sequence encodes:
- the LOC114396147 gene encoding protein ARABIDILLO 1-like, translated as MNRRVRRKLARKSKGNVVQSSFPEVQDEVLDLETQRQGVVDWKCLPDDTVIQLLSCLSYRDRASLSSTCKTWRSLGSSPCLWSSLDLRSHRFDAGMASSLAPRCVHLQKLRFRGAESADAIIHLRARNLRELSGDYCRKITDATLSVIVARHEFLESLQLGPDFCERISSDAIKAIAHCCPKLNKLRLSGIRDVNADAINALAKHCSKLTDIGFIDCLNVDEVALGNVLSVRFLSVAGTSSMKWGVVSHLWHKLPNLIGLDVSRTDIGPSALLRMLSLSQNLRVLIALSCPILEEDTSFSASKYKSKLLISLRTDIFKGLASLFFDNTKRGKNVFLDWRTSKNNDKDLNEIIPWLEWMLSHTLLRSAENPQQGLDSFWVEQGGALLLSLMQSSQEDVQERAATGLATFVVIDDENASIDCGRAEAVMRDGGIRLLLGLAKSWREGLQSEAAKAIANLSVNANVAKAVAEEGGIEILAGLARSMNKLVAEEAAGGLWNLSVGEEHKGAIAEAGGIQALVDLIFKWSSSGDGVLERAAGALANLAADDKCSTEVATAGGVHALVMLARNCKFEGVQEQAARALANLAAHGDSNSNNAAVGQEAGALEALVQLTRSPHEGVRQEAAGALWNLSFDDRNREAIAAAGGVQALVALAQACANASPGLQERAAGALWGLSVSETNSVAIGREGGVAPLIALARSEAEDVHETAAGALWNLAFNASNALRIVEEGGVSALVDLCSSSVSKMARFMAALALAYMFDGRMDEYALVGTSSESISKSVSLDGARRMALKHIEAFVLMFSDPQAFAAAAASSAPAALAQVTEGACIQEAGHLRCSGAEIGRFITMLRNPSSILKACAAFALLQFTIPGGRHAMHHASLMQSLGAPRVLRGAAAAATAPLEAKIFARIVLRNLEYHQIEQTLV; from the exons ATGAATCGTAGAGTGAGGAGGAAGCTGGCGAGGAAAAGCAAAGGGAATGTGGTGCAGTCTAGTTTCCCTGAAGTTCAAGATGAGGTTTTGGATTTGGAAACTCAAAGGCAAGGGGTTGTTGATTGGAAGTGTTTGCCTGATGATACAGTAATTCAGCTATTGTCATGTCTGAGTTATCGAGATCGAGCTAGCTTGTCGTCAACTTGTAAGACATGGAGGTCTCTTGGTAGCTCGCCATGTTTGTGGAGTTCTCTGGATCTTCGTTCGCACAGGTTTGATGCTGGCATGGCTTCGTCGCTTGCTCCCAGGTGTGTGCATCTTCAGAAGCTTAGGTTTCGCGGGGCAGAGTCTGCTGATGCAATAATTCATCTTCGAGCTAGGAACTTGCGTGAGTTGAGCGGTGACTATTGCAGGAAGATTACTGATGCAACTCTTTCGGTGATTGTGGCTCGGCATGAGTTTCTTGAGAGCCTTCAGCTCGGACCGGATTTCTGTGAGAGAATAAGTAGTGATGCTATTAAAGCAATAGCTCATTGCTGTCCTAAATTGAATAAACTTAGACTATCAGGCATCAGGGACGTAAATGCTGATGCTATTAATGCTTTGGCTAAGCATTGTTCAAAGTTGACTGATATTGGGTTCATTGATTGTCTGAATGTTGATGAGGTTGCGCTGGGAAATGTGTTATCAGTTCGTTTCCTTTCTGTTGCGGGGACATCGAGTATGAAGTGGGGTGTGGTTTCCCATCTCTGGCATAAACTTCCTAACCTGATTGGGTTAGATGTTTCAAGAACTGATATTGGTCCATCTGCTCTTTTAAGAATGTTATCCTTATCACAGAATTTGAGGGTTTTAATTGCTCTGAGTTGTCCTATCCTTGAAGAAGACACCAGCTTCTCTGCTAGCAAATATAAAAGCAAGTTATTAATTTCCCTTCGTACTGATATTTTTAAAGGACtggcttctttattttttgataatacAAAGAGAGGAAAGAATGTATTTTTAGACTGGAGGACCTCAAAGAATAATGATAAGGACCTCAATGAAATTATACCCTGGCTTGAGTGGATGCTATCCCATACACTTTTGCGTTCTGCTGAGAATCCCCAACAGGGTCTTGATAGTTTCTGGGTTGAACAAGGTGGAGCGCTTTTGCTTAGTCTAATGCAGAGTTCTCAAGAGGATGTTCAAGAGAGGGCAGCCACAGGTCTTGCAACTTTTGTTGTAATTGATGACGAAAATGCTAGCATAGATTGTGGAAGGGCTGAAGCAGTTATGCGAGATGGAGGCATACGCCTTCTACTTGGCCTCGCAAAATCTTGGAGAGAAGGGCTTCAATCTGAGGCAGCCAAG GCCATTGCAAATTTGTCCGTCAATGCCAATGTGGCCAAAGCTGTTGCAGAAGAGGGTGGGATTGAGATTCTTGCTGGGTTGGCCAGGTCAATGAACAAGCTAGTGGCTGAAGAGGCTGCTGGAGGATTATGGAATCTCTCTGTTGGAGAAGAGCACAAG GGTGCCATTGCTGAAGCTGGTGGAATACAAGCTTTAGTGGATCTTATATTCAAGTGGTCCTCTAGTGGAGATGGAGTTTTA gAACGTGCGGCTGGTGCATTGGCTAATTTGGCAGCTGATGACAAGTGTAGTACAGAGGTTGCAACGGCAGGAGGTGTACATGCTCTAGTGATGCTTGCTCGTAACTGCAAATTTGAGGGAGTGCAAGAGCAG GCTGCTCGTGCATTGGCTAACTTAGCTGCCCATGGAGATAGTAACAGTAACAATGCCGCTGTTGGACAAGAAGCAGGTGCTCTTGAGGCTCTCGTTCAACTTACTCGCTCTCCCCATGAGGGTGTCAG GCAAGAGGCTGCTGGTGCACTTTGGAATTTGTCATTTGACGATAGAAATCGAGAGGCCATTGCTGCAGCTGGAGGAGTTCAGGCCTTG GTTGCTCTTGCCCAAGCTTGTGCTAATGCCTCCCCTGGACTTCAAGAGAGGGCTGCTGGTGCTCTGTGGGGATTGTCAGTCTCGGAAACTAATAG TGTTGCCATTGGACGAGAAGGAGGTGTTGCACCTCTGATTGCACTTGCACGGTCTGAAGCAGAG GATGTTCATGAAACTGCCGCAGGAGCACTATGGAATCTGGCTTTCAATGCTAGCAATGCTCTAAGAATAGTAGAGGAAGGTGGAGTATCCGCACTTGTTGATCTCTGCTCTTCATCAGTTTCAAAAATGGCACGATTCATGGCTGCGTTGGCATTGGCTTACATGTTTGACGGGag AATGGATGAATATGCTTTAGTAGGCACTTCATCTGAAAGTATTTCTAAGAGTGTGAGCTTGGATGGAGCAAGAAGGATGGCTTTGAAACACATTGAAGCTTTTGTCCTTATGTTCTCTGATCCACAAGCATTTGCGGCTGCTGCTGCATCATCTGCTCCTGCAGCATTAGCACAGGTTACTGAAGGTGCGTGTATTCAAGAAGCAGGACATTTGAGATGCAG TGGTGCTGAAATTGGAAGATTCATCACTATGCTACGGAATCCATCATCTATACTCAAGGCTTGTGCAGCATTTGCTCTTCTCCAG TTTACAATTCCTGGTGGACGACATGCCATGCACCATGCTAGCCTCATGCAGAGCTTGGGAGCACCAAGAGTTCTGCGTGGTGCAGCCGCAGCAGCAACTGCCCCACTTGAAGCAAAAATCTTCGCCAGAATTGTTCTTCGCAATCTTGAGTATCACCAGATAGAGCAAACGCTAGTGTAG